In the Flavisolibacter tropicus genome, one interval contains:
- a CDS encoding universal stress protein: protein MKRILVAINFTDASRAASNYAASLAQLFLAKLYLVHVYMEPGPTGEDPSAWMIINDAQQQANETQLQKEIHFLKETYSIDVSGSVVMGYKGDSIMETARKMSTDLIVMGMKRDHPHRFFGSTVLSIIRKSNLPVLLVPEQSQFSPIKNIVLATDFEGVEDATCFSILLDMVEKFEASLRLLHIQKSGAVMSGMEVPGRVQLGQTFSKIHSFSHEEVEDDDVESGIQIYMDNHPINLLVMIAHRHKIIERIIGKIYTRSITYETKVPLLVLEDK, encoded by the coding sequence ATGAAAAGAATATTGGTGGCAATCAATTTTACAGATGCCTCACGTGCTGCCAGTAATTATGCAGCTTCTCTGGCGCAGCTCTTCTTAGCAAAATTGTATTTAGTTCATGTATACATGGAACCAGGACCGACAGGGGAGGATCCTTCAGCCTGGATGATAATAAATGATGCGCAGCAACAGGCTAACGAAACCCAACTTCAAAAAGAGATTCATTTTTTAAAAGAAACTTATAGCATTGATGTCAGCGGATCTGTAGTAATGGGGTACAAGGGCGACTCCATCATGGAAACTGCCAGAAAAATGAGTACAGATTTAATTGTAATGGGTATGAAACGAGATCATCCTCACAGGTTTTTTGGAAGTACAGTCCTGTCAATCATACGTAAATCCAATTTGCCTGTGTTGTTGGTCCCAGAACAATCCCAGTTCAGTCCGATCAAAAATATTGTTCTGGCTACTGATTTTGAAGGAGTAGAAGACGCAACTTGCTTTAGTATACTCTTAGACATGGTTGAGAAATTTGAAGCTTCTTTGCGCTTGTTACATATACAAAAGAGTGGTGCGGTAATGTCAGGTATGGAGGTACCCGGCAGAGTACAACTTGGCCAGACTTTTTCTAAAATTCATTCATTTTCGCATGAAGAAGTTGAAGATGATGATGTGGAAAGTGGCATTCAGATTTACATGGACAATCATCCGATAAACTTGTTGGTAATGATAGCACACCGCCACAAAATTATAGAGCGGATAATAGGCAAAATATATACCCGATCGATAACATATGAGACCAAGGTCCCGCTACTAGTTTTAGAAGATAAATAA
- a CDS encoding SDR family oxidoreductase → MELIFQNQVALVTGGSFGIGRAAAIAFAQRGAKVAVADWIKDEENTTLERINEAGSEGIFIQCDVSKHADVKKLIDQTIATFGRLDCTFNKAGIEGIIAPTHECTEENWDKTIAINLKGVWLGMKYELTHMLLLGKGVIVNCASVVGLTGFKGLPAYVVSKHGLVGLTKTAALEYANAGIRINAVCPGVIHTAMIDRITGRDNEVEKQYTVMEPISRMGDPKEVAEAVVWLCSDAASFVTGHAMTVDGGFTAG, encoded by the coding sequence ATGGAATTGATATTTCAAAACCAGGTAGCCTTGGTAACCGGTGGCAGCTTTGGTATTGGCCGGGCGGCGGCTATAGCTTTTGCACAGCGAGGTGCCAAAGTTGCAGTAGCAGATTGGATTAAAGACGAAGAGAATACAACCTTGGAAAGGATCAATGAAGCGGGTAGTGAAGGAATATTTATTCAGTGCGACGTTTCCAAACATGCAGACGTAAAAAAACTCATTGACCAAACTATAGCCACTTTTGGTAGACTCGATTGTACCTTCAACAAGGCTGGTATTGAAGGCATTATTGCGCCTACACATGAATGCACCGAGGAGAATTGGGACAAAACCATTGCTATTAATCTGAAGGGAGTATGGCTTGGCATGAAGTATGAACTAACGCATATGCTTTTATTAGGCAAAGGGGTGATCGTCAATTGCGCTTCGGTAGTCGGATTGACCGGTTTCAAGGGATTACCTGCTTATGTAGTCAGTAAGCATGGATTGGTAGGCCTAACAAAAACGGCCGCGTTGGAATATGCCAATGCAGGTATAAGGATAAACGCAGTCTGCCCTGGTGTAATTCATACGGCTATGATAGATAGGATTACCGGCCGAGACAATGAAGTGGAAAAACAATACACAGTTATGGAACCAATTAGCCGCATGGGGGATCCCAAAGAAGTAGCCGAAGCCGTGGTATGGCTATGTTCTGATGCTGCTTCCTTTGTAACAGGACATGCCATGACAGTTGATGGTGGATTCACGGCTGGATAG
- a CDS encoding Hsp20/alpha crystallin family protein translates to MATKALMRPESGFSGLFDDFFRPWTDMFEGSRLLGKGANLPAVNIIENGNEYKVTVAAPGLKSKDFNIDVENNVLTISAEKEDKMEEKDERYTRREYNYTSFSRSFTLPDDVKQDSIEANYKDGVLNLTLPKKEEARKPKVSKHVTVK, encoded by the coding sequence ATGGCAACTAAAGCATTAATGAGGCCTGAATCAGGTTTCTCTGGTCTTTTCGATGATTTTTTCCGGCCTTGGACTGATATGTTTGAAGGCAGCCGCTTATTGGGTAAGGGAGCCAATTTGCCAGCAGTAAATATTATTGAAAATGGAAATGAATATAAAGTTACTGTTGCTGCTCCAGGACTAAAAAGCAAAGATTTTAATATTGATGTAGAAAATAATGTTCTCACCATTAGTGCAGAAAAGGAAGATAAAATGGAAGAAAAGGATGAGCGCTATACAAGAAGAGAATATAACTACACTTCTTTCTCACGTAGTTTTACACTACCCGATGATGTAAAGCAGGATAGTATTGAGGCAAATTACAAAGATGGGGTACTGAATCTGACTCTTCCTAAAAAGGAAGAAGCACGAAAGCCAAAAGTTTCCAAACATGTTACTGTAAAGTAG